A single window of Pseudoduganella plicata DNA harbors:
- a CDS encoding pilin, whose amino-acid sequence MKSMKTLKQQAQAGFTLIELMIVVAIIGILAAVAIPQYSNYTIKAKVANALSAADALKTAVAVCAQEAGNVLTNCTTGTAGSNIPAFTATKEVASATVTGGTIVLTLASGIGTGVDGSTITFVPTPGETALTWNTTTNATNTTAIAAITKNNLTTGS is encoded by the coding sequence ATGAAATCCATGAAAACGCTGAAGCAGCAAGCCCAGGCCGGCTTCACGCTGATCGAACTGATGATTGTCGTCGCTATTATCGGCATCCTGGCCGCCGTCGCGATTCCGCAGTACAGCAACTACACCATCAAGGCCAAGGTCGCCAATGCGCTGTCCGCCGCCGATGCGCTGAAGACGGCCGTGGCTGTTTGCGCGCAGGAAGCCGGTAACGTTCTGACGAACTGCACCACGGGCACGGCAGGTTCGAATATCCCGGCATTCACGGCAACCAAGGAAGTCGCTTCCGCCACGGTTACCGGCGGCACGATCGTCCTGACCTTGGCCAGCGGGATCGGCACCGGTGTGGACGGCTCCACCATCACGTTTGTCCCGACGCCTGGCGAAACCGCGTTGACGTGGAATACCACGACGAACGCAACCAACACCACCGCGATCGCCGCCATCACGAAGAACAACCTGACCACCGGCAGCTAA